A part of Aspergillus oryzae RIB40 DNA, chromosome 7 genomic DNA contains:
- a CDS encoding uncharacterized protein (branched-chain amino acid aminotransferase/4-amino-4-deoxychorismate lyase), translated as MTFPPAPAANIGPYPIRAYTGWMETNDSCGIDWTKLGLAVTDLVNGHVESTYSVTTGEWTSPKFVEDPYLRIHGLAPALNYGQQVYEGLKAYRSATDQILLFRPRFHAARMQHSAEVVSIPAVPTDHFLECVNLAVARNAEWVPPHASGAALYVRPVLLGSAAHFALTPPAEFTFCVYVQPFSTYHGIAPLPAVVLEDFDRAAPRGTGHAKIGGNYAPVMKWSEKAKKEGFPMTLHLDSATHSEIDEFSTSGFLGAKMDGDKPVLVVPKSDNIIGSVTSDSCMQIARSLGWTVEHRSVKYEELATFKEVMAVGTAAALVPIRSITRKSRDDHFVYTEEKSAGPVCQQLYAALTKIQRGEAEDQFGWREEVKGTSDVGSSGSFCIIM; from the exons ATGACTTTCCCACCCGCACCAGCAGCGAATATTGGTCCGTACCCCATTCGAGCGTATACAGGTTGGATGGAGACTAACGATAGCTGCGGAATAGATTGGACCAAGTTAGGGCTCGCGGTGACGGATTTGG TCAATGGCCATGTGGAGTCGACCTATTCCGTTACGACTGGGGAGTGGACATCGCCCAAATTCGTGGAGGATCCGTATCTTCGCATTCATGGTTTGGCCCCGGCCCTCAACTATGGGCAACAGGTGTATGAAGGATTGAAAG CCTACCGATCGGCAACTGACCAgatccttctctttcggcCACGATTCCATGCGGCGCGCATGCAACACTCGGCAGAGGTGGTGTCCATTCCTGCTGTGCCCACGGACCACTTTCTCGAGTGCGTGAATCTGGCGGTCGCGAGAAACGCCGAGTGGGTCCCTCCTCACGCGAGCGGCGCCGCCTTGTATGTGCGCCCTGTGCTCTTGGGCTCCGCCGCCCATTTCGCACTGACCCCTCCTGCCGAATTTACCTTCTGCGTATATGTACAGCCTTTTAGCACCTATCATGGCATTGCGCCCCTACCCGCGGTCGTTCTCGAAGACTTCGATCGGGCCGCACCCCGCGGAACTGGCCACGCGAAGATCGGAGGCAATTATGCCCCCGTCATGAAGTGGTcggaaaaggccaagaaggagggaTTCCCTATGACCCTGCATCTGGACAGTGCCACTCATTCCGAAATTGATGAGTTTTCCACCTCCGGATTTCTGGGGGCGAAAATGGACGGGGATAAGCCCGTGTTGGTGGTCCCCAAGAGTGACAATATCATTGGGAGTGTGACGTCCGATAGTTGTATGCAGATTGCTCGGTCCTTGGGATGGACTGTCGAGCATCGCTCG GTCAAATACGAGGAACTCGCGACCTTTAAAGAGGTGATGGCCGTCGGCACTGCTGCCGCTCTGGTTCCTATTCGATCCATTACCCGGAAGTCGCGCGACGACCATTTCGTCTACACCGAGGAGAAGTCTGCTGGTCCGGTCTGTCAGCAGCTCTATGCCGCGCTCACTAAGATCCAGCGTGGTGAGGCTGAGGATCAGTTTGGATGGCGTGAAGAGGTTAAGGGCACATCTGATGTGggttcttctggttctttcTGTATCATTATGTAA
- a CDS encoding cytochrome P450 (cytochrome P450 CYP3/CYP5/CYP6/CYP9 subfamilies) — MQAVALLRHVPLFAYVTAVPVALLAYVLAICIYRIWFHPLAKYPGPLLAKVTNLYGGYYAWKGDLHIDMMRCHEKYGNYVRYAPNRVLFNTNTGLKEIYAYSKSFQKSAAYGAMVHRAPNTLTLIDKKQHGRKRRIIGQGFGDAALRGFEGTIMSLVRKFCDELAKDISGRKAGEWSTPQNMGKWSNYLTFDIMSGIIFGESFDLIGSPKNREIVKCIEDSNVRTGVLSQAGELSTRRLDRWLFPQAIQGRNAFIRFVNILLKKRMSAKPLKRHDAFSFLLDAVDPETQQGFTPAEIGAESTTMIVAGSDTSSTAIASTFFYLCRNREWYEKAKEEVRAAFPGPDDVALGPALNNCVILRACIDESLRMSPPASSSLWREVLDDGVIIDGQVVPRGYDVGTCIYAIQHNPDYYPEPFEYRPDRWLDPVPEKVQLARSAFSPFSIGPRSCLGKGLAWTELMLTMAYMLSKYEFRSAPGEDEKVGGGHVDMGAGRQREGEYQLRDHVTAAKDGPIVQVSFR, encoded by the exons ATGCAGGCAGTCGCGCTGCTGAGACATGTGCCTCTCTTCGCCTATGTGACGGCTGTGCCCGTTGCATTGCTGGCCTAC GTGCTTGCTATCTGCATCTACCGTATCTGGTTCCATCCCCTTGCGAAGTATCCGGGTCCTTTGCTGGCCAAAGTGACCAACCTCTATGGAGGGTACTATGCCTGGAAAGGGGACCTGCACATTGACATGATGCGCTGCCATGAGAAATATG GAAACTATGTTCGATATGCACCAAATCGTGTGCTGTTCAATACCAATACCGGCCTGAAGG AGATCTATGCATACAGCAAAAGCTTCCAGAAGTCGGCCGCCTATGGCGCCATGGTTCATCGCGCTCCCAACACACTCACCCTCATTGACAAAAAGCAACACGGTCGCAAGCGACGCATAATTGGGCAGGGCTTTGGAGATGCCGCCCTGCGTGGTTTTGAAGGGACCATCATGAGTCTTGTACGCAAGTTCTGCGACGAGCTGGCTAAGGATATCTCGGGCAGAAAAGCTGGTGAATGGTCTACTCCGCAGAATATGGGAAAATGGT CAAACTATCTCACCTTCGACATCATGTCCGGAATCATTTTCGGTGAAAGCTTTGATCTCATTGGCAGTCCCAAAAACCGGGAGATCGTCAAGTGCATTGAGGATTCGAACGTGCGTACTGGAGTCCTATCCCAAGCTGGTGAATTATCCACACGCCGTCTCGACCGTTGGCTATTCCCTCAAGCGATTCAGGGCCGGAATGCGTTCATTCGCTTCGTCAATATTCTTCTCAAGAAGCGCATGTCCGCAAAGCCCTTGAAACGCCACGATGCGTTTTCATTCTTGCTGGATGCTGTCGATCCGGAGACGCAACAGGGATTTACACCTGCAGAGATTGGCGCTGAAAGTACCACCATGATTGTTGCCG GATCCGACACATCCTCCACCGCCATCGCTTCGaccttcttctacctctGCCGCAACCGGGAATGGTACGAAaaagccaaggaggaagttcgCGCCGCATTCCCGGGTCCCGACGACGTCGCCCTCGGGCCCGCCCTAAACAACTGCGTGATCTTGCGCGCATGTATCGACGAGAGTCTGCGTATGTCTCCACCCGCCAGTAGCTCCCTCTGGCGCGAAGTCCTTGACGATGGAGTTATCATCGACGGGCAGGTTGTCCCACGCGGCTACGACGTGGGTACCTGCATCTACGCCATCCAGCACAACCCAGACTACTACCCAGAGCCCTTTGAGTACCGTCCCGATCGCTGGCTCGACCCCGTGCCCGAAAAGGTGCAGCTCGCACGGTCGGCTTTCAGCCCCTTCTCCATTGGACCGCGGAGCTGTTTGGGGAAGGGATTGGCTTGGACGGAGCTGATGTTGACCATGGCTTATATGCTGTCGAAGTATGAGTTCCGTAGCGCCCcgggtgaggatgagaaggttggGGGTGGACATGTGGATATGGGTGCTGGAAGACAGCGTGAGGGTGAATATCAGCTGCGCGATCATGTCACGGCTGCGAAGGACGGTCCCATCGTGCAGGTTTCTTTCCGGTAG
- a CDS encoding uncharacterized protein (3-oxoacyl-(acyl-carrier-protein) synthase), which translates to MQPEVEQQLAYVLLIELLAHQFASPVQWIETQDGLITEQNVERFIEIGPADILTGMLRKTVGQQYKSQDAARHMTRKLLSYAQNADEIQYISGSSTATSRPAVKPHPLLSQGPSASSKTAETIPPAPAETQINTAPAPVAKVAMVADAPVQAKDIVIAIIAQKLRKSHAEVATDKTIKLLVSGRSTLENEIVGDLDAEFGSLPERAEELGLEELCNTLQSGAAFSGQLGKVSTGIVSRVFAQKLPAGFSSGDARDYLQTRWGLGAGRQDSVFLRASTAQTSSRLASSGEAQTFFDQIVQQYATDNGLNLSASAPAAEAAAVSAPVDSKALGLVKKDQERLRKAQMELYARLLGKDLGHDAREALKAQLATVKLQEQLDFITAEVGDVFISGIRPLWAAAKVRRYNSSWNWVLQDTLHLFHRILRGNFGNADFPKYSNAIANRSSPRLLQMIKYLSNSPCSLWGTRFPEAKTVMRRLVDLCEKPRAPRFEPLAANYDAFIKGPSTTVDENGHIKYREVPRGGSPVIASIHIKTQRHSTWLTDRSVTALYLDEVQSSWNDGITFINKCVLMTGVSIGSIGAEILKGLLSGGAKVVVTTSSYSSATTRFYQRLYVEHGSRGSELIVAPFNQGSQHDLDGLVEYIYTSGTGLGWDLDHVVPFAAISEAGREIDNIDAKSELAHRIMLTNTLRLLGAIKRQKQLRGYRTRPTQVILPLSPNHGAFGNDGLYGESKIALESLFEKWHSESWSTYLSICGAVIGWTRGTGLMADNNIVAAGIERHGVQTFSTAEMGAYILVLMTRKLANQCNVQPLYADLTGGLNTIPNLRATLDKVRREIVDKSAMRTVLAREQAAEQKLTTCSSPTTPEKGARTRLANIRFSFPALPDAKTEVDPLRANLMGMADLERIVVVTGFSEVGPYGNSRTRWQMEATGRLSLEGCIEMAWIMGLIKHHDGPLDGKHFTGWVDAKTKKPVQDMDVKARYEEHILNHTGIRLVEPDLDPSEPPGKRRLLQEVVLEEDLPPFEVSPEVAEQLINEHGENLVDISPQGEQCVVNLKKGVVLMIPKALQYQHAVAGQVPTGWDARAYGIPEDIVAQVDRGTLFTLVSTMEALVASGITDPYELYQYIHLSEFGNCIGSGLGGVHSLKKMFRDRYLDKDVQKDILQETFINTTAAWVNMLLISSAGPIRTSVGACATSIESLETGFETIVTGRAKICLVGGYDDMTQALAEEFANMKATTNPEEEAKKGRLPQEMSRPAAESRSGFVESQGSGVQVITSARLALDLGLPIHGIVAWVGTASDKTSRSVPAPGQGILTNAREKPNSRFPSPLLDIRYRKRRLEARLKQINESVDLEVQMLEEQMTQDGEVPEELQEELQNHKRFVEGEAERQRKEALNTFGNEFWKNESAISPVRGSLAVFGLTIDDLDFVSLHGTSTVMNDKNEAAVLEAQMRHLGRVPGNPLYAISQKYLTGHPKGAAGAWMLNGGLQVLDTGLIPGNRNLDNVDGKLQDNEYILYPNRSIQTKGLKAFSVTSFGFGQKGAQAIVVHPRYLYAMLEDGEYHAYRTRRLTRYRKAFRFFHHGLATNTMFVAKTEAPYRPDQQNAVLLDPTARMQSKESTDAVPVEIMRDVPAEFTSGKQQRAYWAFTVQGVKYGSSGEEAAALKTDSNPWQVFVDTGNDFSILPEAVVDPVNKQFSPPGVWDDKLKVYVVDCDAKAPEFGVTIGDQTFYHAAEDLIYEVGEGVCVSSLLPAEKVGMKYVVVYILGAPFYKNVIAVHDFGKNELRFAQK; encoded by the exons ATGCAGCCAGAAGTCGAGCAGCAGCTTGCATATGTGCTCTTGATTGAGCTGTTGGC GCATCAGTTTGCGTCGCCAGTCCAATG GATTGAAACCCAAGATGGACTCATCACAGAACAGAATGTCGAACGGTTCATCGAAATCGGCCCGGCAGATATCCTCACCGGCATGCTCCGAAAGACTGTCGGTCAACAGTACAAATCCCAAGATGCCGCACGACACATGACACGAAAGCTACTCTCTTACGCTCAGAATGCAGACGAAATACAGTATATCTCGGGCTCATCAACAGCGACAAGCCGACCAGCTGTCAAGCCTCACCCGTTATTGTCACAGGGGCCGTCGGCGTCCAGTAAGACTGCGGAAACTATACCCCCAGCCCCGGCTGAAACTCAGATCAATACTGCGCCGGCCCCTGTTGCCAAAGTAGCGATGGTTGCGGATGCTCCTGTACAGGCGAAGGATATTGTTATCGCCATCATTGCACAAAAGCTGAGAAAGAGCCACGCTGAAGTAGCAACAGATAAAACAATCAAGCTATTAGTGAGCG GCCGATCGACCTTGGAGAATGAGATCGTGGGCGACCTCGACGCCGAGTTCGGATCCCTTCCCGAGAGGGCGGAAGAGCTAGGATTAGAGGAACTATGCAATACTCTACAATCCGGCGCTGCCTTCTCAGGACAGCTGGGTAAGGTATCCACAGGGATTGTGTCCCGTGTCTTTGCACAAAAGCTTCCTGCTGGTTTCTCTAGCGGTGATGCTCGTGATTATCTACAGACTAGATGGGGTCTAGGGGCCGGACGTCAGGACTCGGTATTCTTGCGAGCAAGCACAGCCCAGACATCCTCTCGATTGGCAAGTTCGGGAGAAGCACAGACATTCTTTGATCAGATAGTGCAGCAGTATGCCACAGACAACGGCCTCAATTTGTCTGCATCCGCGCCGGCCGCGGAGGCTGCGGCAGTGTCGGCTCCAGTGGACAGCAAGGCTCTCGGCCTGGTGAAGAAAGATCAGGAACGGCTCCGAAAGGCGCAGATGGAACTATATGCACGACTGCTTGGAAAGGATCTAGGCCACGATGCGCGAGAAGCGCTCAAGGCACAACTGGCGACCGTCAAGCTGCAGGAGCAGCTGGACTTCATCACCGCCGAGGTGGGCGATGTCTTTATCTCAGGTATCCGTCCATTATGGGCAGCTGCAAAGGTGCGACGCTACAACTCCAGCTGGAACTGGGTGTTGCAAGATACATTGCATCTTTTCCACCGGATTCTGCGAGGGAACTTTGGCAATGCCGATTTCCCTAAATACAGCAACGCTATCGCCAACCGATCCAGTCCTCGCCTACTGCAAATGATCAAGTATTTGTCGAACAGCCCGTGCTCTCTCTGGGGCACTCGTTTCCCAGAGGCCAAAACCGTGATGCGTCGCTTGGTAGACCTTTGTGAGAAGCCTCGCGCGCCTCGATTCGAGCCGCTGGCCGCGAACTACGATGCCTTTATCAAGGGGCCTAGCACTACGGTGGATGAGAATGGTCATATCAAGTACCGCGAGGTCCCTCGCGGTGGATCACCCGTCATCGCATCGATTCACATCAAAACCCAGCGACACTCGACCTGGCTGACCGACCGCTCTGTGACGGCACTGTATCTGGACGAGGTGCAATCATCCTGGAATGACGGCATCACATTCATCAACAAGTGTGTCCTCATGACTGGAGTGAGCATTGGGTCCATTGGAGCTGAAATTTTGAAAGGCCTCCTGAGTGGTGGAGCCAAGGTTGTCgtcaccaccagcagctATTCCTCTGCCACAACTCGGTTCTACCAACGTCTCTACGTTGAACACGGTTCGCGAGGATCCGAACTGATTGTCGCTCCGTTTAACCAAGGAAGTCAGCATGACCTCGACGGACTTGTCGAGTACATCTACACGTCAGGCACTGGCCTGGGCTGGGATTTGGACCACGTTGTTCCATTCGCTGCGATCTCCGAGGCTGGCCGGGAGATTGACAACATTGATGCCAAATCCGAACTCGCCCACCGAATCATGCTCACCAATACCCTCCGTTTGCTGGGAGCCATCAAGAGACAGAAACAGCTTCGGGGATACCGCACCCGGCCGACTCAGGTCATTCTGCCCCTTTCGCCCAACCACGGCGCATTTGGCAACGATGGTCTGTACGGCGAGTCGAAGATTGCCCTCGAGTCCTTGTTTGAGAAATGGCACTCGGAGAGCTGGTCGACGTACCTGTCCATCTGCGGTGCGGTCATTGGTTGGACGCGTGGCACCGGTTTGATGGCCGATAACAACATTGTCGCGGCAGGAATTGAGCGTCATGGAGTGCAGACCTTCTCCACGGCCGAGATGGGGGCATATATCCTGGTGCTTATGACTCGGAAGCTTGCCAACCAATGCAACGTACAGCCACTGTATGCCGATCTGACCGGCGGTCTGAACACGATTCCGAATCTGAGAGCCACTTTGGATAAGGTTCGGCGCGAGATTGTCGATAAAAGTGCCATGCGCACCGTCCTCGCGCGGGAGCAAGCTGCTGAGCAGAAGCTCACTACGTGCAGTTCTCCAACGACCCCGGAGAAGGGAGCACGAACGCGCCTGGCGAATATTCGGTTCTCATTCCCCGCTCTGCCCGATGCGAAGACCGAAGTCGACCCCCTGCGAGCAAACTTGATGGGCATGGCAGATTTGGAGCGCATTGTGGTGGTCACAGGCTTTTCAGAGGTCGGCCCGTACGGCAACTCTCGGACTCGCTGGCAAATGGAGGCCACTGGGCGTTTGTCCTTGGAAGGGTGTATTGAGATGGCATGGATCATGGGACTCATCAAGCACCATGACGGCCCGCTGGACGGGAAACACTTCACCGGCTGGGTGGACGccaagacaaagaagcccGTGCAGGACATGGACGTCAAAGCTCGGTATGAAGAGCATATCCTCAATCATACCGGAATCCGACTGGTGGAGCCAGACCTGGATCCTAGCGAACCACCAGGCAAGAGACGGCTCCTACAAGAGGTCGTGCTCGAGGAAGATCTACCGCCCTTTGAAGTCTCTCCTGAGGTGGCGGAGCAGCTCATCAACGAGCATGGGGAGAATCTGGTTGATATCTCGCCCCAGGGAGAACAGTGTGTCGTCAACCTGAAAAAAGGTGTAGTGTTGATGATCCCCAAGGCTCTGCAGTACCAGCATGCGGTTGCGGGGCAGGTCCCTACCGGCTGGGATGCACGCGCCTACGGCATACCGGAAGACATTGTCGCCCAGGTTGACCGTGGAACCCTGTTCACCTTGGTCAGCACCATGGAGGCGCTTGTGGCCTCGGGAATCACCGACCCCTACGAGCTATACCAGTATATCCATCTCTCCGAGTTCGGCAATTGCATTGGCTCAGGTCTTGGTGGTGTGCActcgttgaagaagatgttccGGGATCGGTATCTGGATAAGGATGTACAGAAGGACATTCTCCAGGAAACCTTTATAAACACCACCGCTGCCTGGGTCAATATGCTGTTGATCTCCTCTGCTGGCCCCATCCGCACGTCGGTTGGTGCTTGTGCCACTTCGATTGAGTCTTTGGAAACTGGTTTTGAAACCATCGTCACTGGGCGTGCTAAAATCTGTCTTGTCGGTGGATACGATGATATGACGCAGGCATTAGCAGAGGAGTTTGCCAATATGAAAGCCACTACCAAccccgaggaagaggccaagaagggCAGGCTCCCGCAGGAGATGTCGCGACCCGCTGCAGAGAGCCGAAGCGGCTTCGTCGAGTCTCAGGGCAGTGGTGTTCAGGTTATCACCTCGGCCCGCCTGGCCCTCGACTTGGGCCTGCCGATTCATGGTATTGTTGCCTGGGTGGGAACTGCCAGTGACAAGACAAGCCGGTCGGTGCCTGCACCGGGACAAGGCATCTTGACGAACGCGCGCGAGAAGCCCAACAGTCGATTCCCATCGCCACTGCTGGATATTCGTTACCGCAAGCGCCGTCTTGAGGCACGGTTGAAGCAAATCAATGAATCGGTTGACCTGGAGGTACAGATGCTTGAGGAGCAAATGACCCAAGATGGAGAGGTTCCAGAGGAACTCCAGGAAGAGCTCCAGAACCATAAGCGCTTCGTCGAAGGCGAAGCCGAGCGCCAGCGCAAGGAAGCGTTGAACACATTTGGTAATGAGTTCTGGAAGAATGAGTCCGCTATTTCTCCCGTTCGGGGTTCTTTGGCCGTTTTTGGTCTGACTATCG ATGATCTTGATTTCGTTTCCCTACACGGCACTAGCACTGTCATGAACGACAAGAACGAAGCCGCAGTGCTTGAAGCCCAAATGCGACACCTCGGCCGTGTACCCGGGAATCCTCTCTACGCTATCTCACAGAAGTATCTTACGGGTCATCCCAAGGGTGCCGCAGGAGCATGGATGCTGAATGGTGGCCTACAAGTGCTGGACACGGGCCTCATTCCTGGCAACCGCAACCTGGACAACGTTGATGGGAAGCTGCAAGATAACGAATACATTCTCTATCCCAACCGTAGCATCCAAACCAAGGGATTGAAGGCATTCTCTGTGACATCTTTCGGTTTCGGGCAGAAGGGCGCGCAGGCCATCGTGGTGCACCCCCGGTATCTCTACGCTATGCTCGAGGATGGCGAATACCACGCATATCGGACGCGCCGTCTGACCAGATATCGGAAGGCATTCCgcttcttccaccatgggCTGGCCACAAATACCATGTTCGTGGCCAAGACCGAAGCTCCTTATCGACCAGACCAACAAAATGCGGTGTTATTGGATCCCACCGCGCGAATGCAGTCAAAGGAGTCGACGGA